The Eubacteriaceae bacterium Marseille-Q4139 genome has a window encoding:
- a CDS encoding phosphate ABC transporter ATP-binding protein: MEKIALDIRNLSVSYGKNTVLKNLDLAVPKNRITAIIGGSGCGKSTLLKAVNRTAEEYGAKVSGTVTLDGENAFSLPAEALRRRIGMVFQTPVTFPFSIYKNMLYAPKYFKRFTKAQADELVSLYLKKAGLYEEVKDQLGMPATRLSGGQQQRLAIARCLTVEPEILLLDEPCSALDVKNTAHIEKLLLELKADYTILIVTHNLAQARRIADAVIYMEDGEIIEAGTPDELFGAPKDERTKAYLAYLAGN, from the coding sequence ATGGAAAAAATAGCTTTGGATATCAGGAATCTTTCCGTCAGCTACGGGAAGAATACGGTGTTGAAAAATCTGGATCTCGCTGTGCCGAAAAACAGGATTACGGCCATCATCGGCGGCTCCGGCTGCGGGAAGTCCACGCTTTTAAAGGCCGTCAACCGGACGGCAGAAGAGTACGGGGCAAAAGTCTCGGGAACCGTGACATTAGACGGGGAGAACGCCTTTTCCCTTCCGGCCGAGGCGCTAAGGCGGCGGATCGGCATGGTGTTCCAGACGCCGGTCACGTTCCCGTTTTCGATTTATAAGAACATGCTGTATGCACCGAAATATTTTAAACGCTTCACAAAGGCCCAGGCGGACGAGCTGGTTTCTTTGTATTTAAAGAAGGCCGGCCTTTATGAAGAGGTAAAGGATCAGCTCGGCATGCCGGCCACAAGGCTTTCCGGCGGCCAGCAGCAGAGGCTTGCCATCGCCAGGTGCCTGACGGTGGAGCCGGAGATCCTTCTTTTGGACGAGCCGTGCTCGGCTCTCGATGTGAAAAATACGGCCCACATCGAGAAGCTTCTTCTGGAATTAAAGGCCGACTACACGATCCTGATCGTCACCCACAACCTGGCCCAGGCCAGGCGCATCGCCGACGCGGTGATCTATATGGAAGACGGGGAAATCATCGAAGCCGGGACGCCGGACGAGCTTTTCGGCGCGCCGAAGGATGAGAGGACGAAGGCATACCTGGCGTATCTGGCCGGAAATTAG